In Juglans regia cultivar Chandler chromosome 5, Walnut 2.0, whole genome shotgun sequence, the following are encoded in one genomic region:
- the LOC109020220 gene encoding RING-H2 finger protein ATL70-like, with protein sequence MIKVSSGVQYGTDAGDGIMSGFTYGIIFFVGVFLLILLITFACTLLKLPDIPPPPHRSSASAADHDQADPINIGPGLHESTVGSYPKLLYSETTQKGASADSSCAICLVEYKEKDMLRLLPDCEHLFHLSCIDPWMRQHPTCPICRRNISEPRTCRICPQTSIDLIPVVDPLATRQDIY encoded by the coding sequence ATGATCAAGGTCAGCAGCGGCGTGCAATATGGTACTGATGCCGGCGATGGTATCATGAGTGGGTTTACCTATGGAATCATCTTCTTTGTTGGAGTGTTTCTTCTCATCCTGCTCATCACTTTTGCTTGCACTCTCTTGAAACTCCCCGACATCCCGCCGCCACCTCACCGGAGCAGTGCTTCCGCCGCAGACCATGATCAGGCCGATCCCATAAACATCGGACCAGGTCTCCATGAATCCACTGTCGGCAGCTACCCAAAGCTCCTCTACTCTGAAACAACCCAGAAGGGTGCCTCTGCAGATTCTTCCTGCGCCATCTGCTTAGTGGAGTACAAAGAAAAGGACATGCTCCGGCTGTTACCTGATTGTGAGCATCTCTTCCATCTGAGCTGCATCGACCCCTGGATGAGGCAGCATCCGACATGTCCGATATGTCGGAGGAACATATCGGAGCCTCGGACATGTCGGATATGTCCACAAACGAGTATTGATCTTATCCCCGTGGTGGACCCCTTGGCAACGAGGCAAGATATATATTAG
- the LOC109003835 gene encoding uncharacterized protein LOC109003835, which produces MIKNRLFSRKVLIVLDDVDKEQQLEALAGNHDWFGPGSRIIVTSRDGHLLKRHVDDIYMATGLGHADALQLFCWKAFKKPYPEENCVDLCKEFVKYANGLPLALKVLGSSLYGRGTNEWESTRDKLKANPNREVLDILEIGFHSLGVAERRLFLDIACFFKREIKKDLIIDLLESSGYPPHIDIAILVDKSLLTVCVGNSFSMHDLLQEMGQEIVRRESPEEPGRRSRLWLLEDALEMLSNNTGTNVVEGIVLNSPFQKEENLNAETFSKMKKLRLLKIRYGQLPEDLSYLSNELCLLEWFGYPLKSFPSTFQPDKLVELRMPCSQIKQLWINGTKVDVRLCKLKLIDLSYSRNLDKMPNFNKIPNLEKLILQECTSLSSVHQSIGVLRRLIVLNLQGCKSFANLPESIGSMECLMELDASETAITRIPSSISLLKNLQNLSFHGCKGLAHKPCESIFSSWLLQKESSDPIGRLSWCNTFSSLSSLRSLDLSDCNLLDRAIPGDLSGLSSLQSLNLSGNEFSSLTDGICQVSKLKEVFFRNCSKLQALPKLPSGIAIVWAENSVSLNIYSDQIYLWCSSEQVVTLCCSRMQSSEEKSRRSLLVTDPDRPNPSLRLILKNYFQSPNVRCGPSWAAEIPKWFDKQSTSSSVTTQMYPTSCGNEWFGCALFVIYKVHELETSNFRSSERSDTTLDLKDLHQFVCDFETKKGRLKQPLVLNNPKVHFVGPTGFWVYIPYVWFSKQSNNPQRKEKKKRSNYKPDRWRYIVASITTGSPGVEVKKLGMRILYGHKDVEEFAESIDRCSLGVFSGERSTFRKVAQCMSILPSRHVGEAECVSMTCIPCPLSNEDHGLKGVLLSLLLQYFEENSSVSHDSKLTSRNFSCLLSTDDGCIQSSTIFPLTRDIFRESHRLLVFHIPRLSFTHKLNQQNAIRALFGTSSSDVEAHVCGMRVVYEHQVEGFVQTVVDCILGSPKGYHQGYKRSLVHQVNSDMPRNVHRGEFESESGNASGRKTPSTSHSNYSPTSQRLRICTSTESLPKLPSSVEHLADCFDHQRVFNNCFPQSDIPKSFCSHPGPLLTFRPCPDLYSSSDWRGIAVCAIFTFLKHSTLVHNGTLGLEICRGLTCYFGSDVGWTISIHKNNTESEFTKSSWLNQCEFLWLLYIPRVSILEKLKPWNLLKALFVSKSQGLMVQKCGHADLVYQQNVDEFVRMITHCSSTFPNKSQPVHQFSVDDYRNREENYNDEGETSVSRSSSDHRLRRRIFQGESNSTANSYTNSDKQIKNASNFLLKNFENLFSHRSAGPSVTIDFPSNFCDANDIAGLVLCATFSVPDEYPLDQFLENLESQVPYGLICRLLDANLCFMKFHHTYCPTKEELKWISHLRGFNWLFYLPYWWLLDRMLGCHRLTASMATNWPCLVVQKCALRALHLQDAQKMFQTVYHSSVSFFDNWHLFHKDIVREEDCIRPMETFSTEIEECDPMDPGSTCNARPATSAENQVSKTNSTILHERNFKSLLLRIFESGSAITVVVVLRLYSYLQIFMVKLDTGIGSLDPPHVFPITEEKLTWFYPHGFIWLSYIPCRSVRDLVGQCRRIEASVVSDCPRLMVLDCGLRLLYHQDSEEFEQTIIKCLTSPFPNMNLILQSVATDTGSNDMQNNDVCINSCEWQSSITFLFYRTLIDDLCIIPVSPLVKFWSVDKEDLAAIIENLEITSQLELICHLETDIGSVEPLHVYHPTKEDFMLFQLEVWIPSYTHLHDEVEFKLTIRQSVASFSDAWGLIRRLGTDSRQGIKRKRKDGTLYKTHCYIAQRHEGETCAL; this is translated from the exons atgataaagaaCAGACTTTTCAGTAGAAAGGTTCTTATTGTTCTTGACGATGTGGATAAAGAACAACAGCTAGAAGCATTAGCAGGGAATCATGACTGGTTTGGTCCAGGGAGTAGAATCATTGTAACAAGTAGAGATGGGCATTTGTTAAAAAGAcatgttgatgatatatacATGGCTACGGGCCTTGGACATGCGGATGCTCTGCAGCTCTTTTGTTGGAAAGCCTTCAAGAAACCTTACCCTGAGGAAAATTGTGTGGATCTATGCAAGGAGTTTGTGAAATATGCTAATGGACTTCCTTTAGCTCTTAAAGTTTTAGGTTCTTCATTGTATGGTAGAGGAACAAATGAATGGGAAAGTACCCGAGATAAACTAAAAGCAAATCCTAATAGGGAAGTTTTAGACATACTTGAAATAGGTTTCCATAGCCTTGGGGTTGCAGAGAGACGACTATTTTTAGATATTGCATGTTTCttcaaaagagagataaaaaaagaTCTCATAATAGATTTATTGGAAAGTTCTGGTTATCCCCCGCACATTGACATTGCTATTCTTGTAGACAAATCTCTACTTACTGTCTGCGTTGGAAATAGTTTCTCGATGCATGATTTGCTACAAGAAATGGGGCAAGAAATAGTTCGACGTGAATCTCCTGAAGAGCCTGGCCGACGTAGTAGGTTGTGGCTTCTTGAAGACGCCCTTGAAATGTTGAGCAATAATACT GGAACAAATGTTGTTGAAGGGATAGTACTAAACTCACCATTTCAAAAAGAGGAAAACTTGAATGCGGAAACCTTCtcaaagatgaaaaagttgagatTACTTAAAATTCGTTATGGGCAGCTTCCTGAAGACCTCAGTTATCTTTCTAACGAGTTATGCCTTTTGGAATGGTTTGGATATCCTTTAAAATCCTTCCCAAGCACTTTCCAACCTGACAAACTTGTTGAGCTAAGAATGCCTTGCAGTCAAATCAAACAGCTTTGGATTAATGGAACCAAA GTTGATGTG AGGTTATGCAAGTTAAAACTCATTGATCTGAGTTATTCTCGAAACTTGGACAAGATGCCAAACTTTAATAAGATCCCAAATCTTGAGAAGCTAATTCTTCAAGAATGTACAAGCCTGTCTTCGGTCCACCAGTCCATTGGAGTTCTCAGACGGCTTATTGTATTGAATCTTCAAGGTTGTAAGAGTTTTGCCAACCTTCCAG AGAGCATCGGAAGTATGGAATGCCTCATGGAGCTTGATGCAAGTGAAACTGCTATAACTCGAATACCATCCTCTATTTCGTTACTGAAGAACctccaaaatttgtcttttcACGGATGTAAAGGTCTGGCACATAAACCATGTGAATCAATCTTCTCTAGTTGGTTGTTACAAAAGGAAAGCTCGGATCCCATAGGCAGATTGTCGTGGTGTAATACCTTCTCAAGTTTAAGCTCTTTAAGATCACTAGACCTAAGTGACTGCAATCTTTTGGATCGTGCAATCCCCGGTGACCTTAGTGGCCTATCCTCATTGCAGTCATTAAATTTAAGTGGGAACGAATTTTCAAGCTTAACGGATGGCATATGTCAAGTCTCCAAACTTAAAGAAGTTTTCTTCAGAAATTGTAGCAAGCTTCAAGCATTGCCAAAGCTTCCATCGGGTATAGCGATTGTATGGGCTGAAAATTCTGTCTCGCTGAACATTTATTCTGATCAAATTTACTTGTGGTGTTCGAGTGAACAAGTCGTGACTCTTTGTTGCTCTAGAATGCAATCTTCTGAAGAGAAGTCACGTAGATCTCTTTTAGTCACAGACCCCGACCGACCGAATCCATCGTTGCGTCTAATCCTTAAG AATTATTTTCAATCTCCCAATGTAAGATGTGGCCCTTCGTGGGCGGCTGAAATCCCAAAGTGGTTCGACAAGCAAAGCACTAGTTCCTCTGTAACAACGCAGATGTATCCAACATCGTGCGGTAATGAGTGGTTTGGATGTGCTCTGTTTGTTATTTATAAAGTCCATGAGCTTGAGACTTCGAATTTTAGGAGTTCTGAGAGAAGTGACACTACTTTGGATTTGAAGGATCTTCACCAGTTTGTTTGTGATTTTGAGACTAAGAAAGGTCGTCTAAAACAACCATTGGTTCTTAATAACCCTAAAGTCCATTTTGTTGGGCCAACTGGGTTTTGGGTATATATACCATATGTGTGGTTTTCGAAACAATCAAATAATCCgcagagaaaagagaaaaagaaacgaTCAAATTATAAGCCAGATAGATGGAGGTACATTGTGGCTTCAATTACAACAGGCAGTCCGGGCGTGGAGGTGAAAAAGCTTGGGATGCGTATATTATATGGACATAAAGATGTTGAAGAGTTTGCCGAATCTATAGATCGATGCTCTTTAGGGGTTTTTTCTGGAGAACGTTCAACTTTTCGAAAAGTTGCACAATGTATGTCGATTTTGCCTTCTCGTCATGTGGGTGAGGCAGAATGTGTTTCCATGACTTGCATTCCTTGCCCCTTATCAAATGAGGATCATGGGCTGAAAGGTGTCCTTCTTTCGTTGCTTTTACAATACTtcgag GAGAATTCATCGGTTTCCCATGACTCAAAATTAACTTCCCGTAACTTTTCTTGTCTTTTGTCTACGGATGATGGCTGCATTCAATCTTCTACAATATTTCCCCTCACCAGAGACATTTTTCGTGAGTCACATCGACTTTTGGTGTTTCACATACCACGTCTGTCTTTTACCCATAAGTTAAATCAACAAAATGCAATTCGGGCTTTATTTGGAACCTCCAGTTCAGATGTGGAGGCACACGTGTGTGGAATGCGAGTAGTGTATGAGCACCAAGTGGAAGGCTTTGTTCAAACAGTGGTTGACTGCATCTTAGGTAGTCCGAAGGGATACCATCAAGGTTATAAGCGAAGTCTTGTACATCAAGTGAACAGTGATATGCCAAGAAATGTTCATCGGGGTGAATTTGAATCTGAATCTGGAAATGCATCTGGAAGAAAAACGCCGAGTACTAGTCATTCTAATTACTCTCCCACATCGCAAAG GCTGAGGATATGCACGTCGACTGAATCCTTGCCAAAGCTTCCATCAAGTGTTGAACACCTAGCG GACTGCTTTGATCATCAGCgagttttcaataattgttttccACAAAGTGATATTCCGAAAAGTTTCTGCAGTCACCCTGGTCCTTTGCTGACATTCCGGCCATGCCCAGATTTATACAGTAGTTCTGATTGGCGTGGAATTGCAGTGTGTGCCATTTTCACATTCCTCAAGCATTCCACGCTTGTCCATAACGGTACTCTAGGTTTGGAAATTTGTCGTGGCCTTACTTGTTATTTTGGAAGCGATGTAGGTTGGACAATATCGATTCACAAGAACAACACCGAGTCAGAATTTACCAAATCTAGTTGGTTAAATCAATGTGAATTCCTTTGGCTATTGTATATACCGCGTGTTTCGATTCTAGAAAAGCTGAAACCGTGGAATCTCTTGAAGGCCTTATTTGTAAGCAAAAGCCAAGGCCTAATGGTGCAGAAGTGTGGGCATGCTGATCTAGTGTACCAGCAAAACGTGGATGAGTTTGTGCGAATGATAACTCACTGCTCATCCACGTTTCCTAACAAGTCCCAACCAGTCCATCAGTTTTCAGTAGATGACTACAGAAACAGGGAGGAAAACTATAATGATGAAGGAGAAACCAGTGTAAGCAGAAGCTCTAGTGATCATAGGTTAAGAAGACGCATTTTTCAGGGGGAATCCAATTCAACTGCCAATTCCTATACAAACAGTGATAAACAGATAAAGAACGCTAgcaattttcttctaaaaaacttTGAg AACTTGTTCAGCCATCGCAGTGCCGGACCCAGCGTGACAATTGactttccttcaaatttttgtGACGCTAACGATATCGCGGGATTGGTTCTCTGTGCTACATTCTCGGTACCAGACGAGTATCCACTTGATCAGTTTCTCGAAAATCTGGAATCACAAGTACCTTACGGTCTTATTTGTCGACTTCTAGATGCAAATTTATGTTTCATGAAATTTCACCATACGTATTGTCCCACTAAAGAAGAACTCAAGTGGATATCACATCTACGTGGATTCAATTGGCTGTTCTACCTACCGTATTGGTGGCTTTTGGATAGGATGTTAGGTTGTCATCGGTTAACGGCTTCAATGGCAACCAACTGGCCGTGCCTGGTGGTTCAGAAGTGTGCCCTCCGGGCGCTGCACCTGCAAGATGCGCAAAAGATGTTTCAAACAGTGTACCATTCATCGGTCTCATTTTTTGACAACTGGCATCTCTTCCACAAAGATATAGTCCGTGAAGAAGATTGTATACGTCCTATGGAAACATTCTCAACTGAAATAGAAGAATGCGATCCCATGGATCCAGGTTCTACCTGTAATGCTCGTCCGGCCACATCGGCTGAGAACCAAGTCTCTAAAACCAACTCAACCATCCTGCATGAAAGAAACTTCAAGTCCTTGCTTTTAAGAATCTttgag AGTGGTTCAGCCATCACCGTGGTGGTAGTTCTGCGACTATACAGCTACCTTCAAATATTCATGGTGAAA TTGGATACTGGTATAGGAAGCCTGGATCCTCCCCATGTCTTTCCCATAACAGAAGAAAAACTGACTTGGTTTTATCCTCACGGATTCATTTGGCTGTCCTATATACCATGCCGGTCAGTAAGAGATTTGGTGGGACAATGCAGACGGATTGAGGCTTCAGTTGTAAGCGATTGCCCTCGCTTGATGGTGCTGGACTGTGGCCTCCGTCTCTTATACCATCAAGATTCAGAAGAGTTTGAGCAAACAATTATCAAGTGCTTGACCTCACCTTTTCCCAATATGAATCTTATCCTTCAGTCAGTGGCGACTGATACTGGATCAAATGACATGCAAAACAACGACGTCTGCATTAATTCCTGCGAGTGGCAAAGCAGT ATCACCTTTCTATTTTACAGGACTTTGATCGATGATCTGTGTATAATTCCTGTTTCCCCCCTTGTGAAATTCTGGAGTG TCGACAAGGAGGACTTGGCTGCTATCATCGAAAATCTTGAAATTACTTCACAGCTGGAACTTATTTGTCATCTGGAAACTGATATTGGTAGCGTGGAACCTCTCCATGTCTACCACCCCACTAAAGAAGATTTCATGTTGTTTCAGCTGG AAGTGTGGATTCCGTCTTATACACACCTGCACGATGAGGTTGAGTTTAAGCTAACAATAAGGCAGTCCGTGGCCTCATTTTCTGATGCCTGGGGTCTAATTCGTCGGTTGGGGACTGATAGCAGACAAGGCATTAAACGAAAGCGTAAGGATGGTACATTATACAAGACCCATTGCTATATTGCTCAAAGACATGAAGGCGAAACGTGCGCATTGTAG
- the LOC109015402 gene encoding putative RING-H2 finger protein ATL71, producing MDGFAYSLGLSLVVIGVFITMTVASYYCTRRHSGHEPEGSTNGNSITSTEEEDSAVDIEVGIDEAALRSNPMFLYCKAKLHKGDDHHSTASCCYICLADYGDADMLRLLPDCGHLFHGKCVDPWLRLHPTCPVCRSSPAPTPPAKTPLSNDQVAPSLAVGRDI from the coding sequence ATGGATGGCTTTGCTTATAGCTTGGGACTCTCCCTTGTCGTGATTGGGGTTTTCATAACGATGACCGTGGCATCTTACTACTGCACCCGCAGGCATTCAGGCCATGAACCTGAAGGTTCTACCAACGGCAACTCCATTACAAGCACCGAAGAAGAAGACTCCGCCGTTGATATTGAGGTCGGCATCGACGAAGCCGCTCTCCGGAGCAACCCGATGTTCCTTTACTGCAAAGCCAAGCTCCACAAAGGTGATGATCATCACTCAACTGCTTCCTGCTGCTACATATGCTTGGCAGATTATGGGGATGCCGATATGCTTAGGCTGTTGCCGGATTGTGGCCATCTTTTCCATGGGAAGTGTGTGGATCCTTGGTTACGGCTGCATCCTACTTGTCCCGTCTGCCGGAGCTCGCCAGCCCCAACTCCTCCAGCGAAGACTCCTCTCTCTAATGATCAGGTAGCTCCCAGCTTGGCAGTAGGACGAGATATTTGA
- the LOC109003834 gene encoding RING-H2 finger protein ATL70-like yields the protein MDPNLDQFAFYITFPLGLILITLFLTIASYLCTRMGLAAGNPSTHQTITIPNSDRNFASIELGLDEVSLQSFPKLLYSQYKLQNNSSTASCCSICFMDYKETDVLQLLPDCGHPFHLKCINPWLRLHPTCPMCRNSAVSIPSAVRPPIQVPAPLATQQE from the coding sequence ATGGATCCTAACCTTGATCAATTTGCTTTTTACATCACATTCCCACTCGGTCTCATCCTGATAACCCTATTCTTAACCATTGCTTCCTATCTCTGCACACGCATGGGCCTCGCCGCTGGCAACCCATCCACCCACCAAACCATCACCATTCCAAACTCTGACAGAAACTTTGCCTCCATTGAATTAGGCCTTGATGAAGTCAGTCTCCAAAGCTTCCCAAAGCTCCTCTACTCCCAATACAAGCTCCAAAACAACAGCTCAACAGCTTCTTGCTGCTCTATATGTTTCATGGATTATAAAGAAACTGACGTCCTGCAGTTGCTGCCTGATTGTGGCCATCCCTTCCATCTCAAGTGCATCAACCCCTGGTTAAGGCTGCATCCCACTTGCCCAATGTGTCGGAACTCGGCAGTTTCGATTCCAAGCGCGGTTCGGCCTCCCATTCAGGTGCCAGCTCCCTTGGCCACACAGCAAGAGTGA